From a single Rosa rugosa chromosome 7, drRosRugo1.1, whole genome shotgun sequence genomic region:
- the LOC133720013 gene encoding protein LURP-one-related 15-like: MAQAIISPHFCSPYPVDLGIVRQVLSGNFSVKDVNGNTVFKVKGAFLSLRERRVLVDGAGNPIVTLQKKLLSTHHRWEVYRGDSTDSGNLVFSVKKSSVVQLKTKLHVFLANNKGEYAPDFKVKGSWFEQSCVVYSGKSKSSNIFAEMHKKHTVTSVLFGKNNFVVTVYPGVDQALIVALIFILNEINFSGSGSNSGSGGD, from the exons ATGGCACAAGCAATCATCAGCCCTCACTTCTGCAGTCCGTACCCTGTTGATCTTGGAATCGTCAGACAAGTTCTGTCCGGCAACTTTTCAGTCAAGGATGTTAATggcaatactgttttcaaagtCAAAGGAGCATTTTTGAGCTTGCGTGAACGCCGAGTCTTAGTTGATGGTGCTGGGAATCCCATTGTCACTCTTCAAAAGAAG TTGCTGAGTACACATCATAGATGGGAAGTTTATAGGGGTGATAGCACGGATTCGGGGAATCTGGTCTTTAGTGTTAAGAAATCTTCGGTGGTTCAGTTGAAGACGAAATTGCACGTTTTCTTGGCAAATAATAAAGGAGAGTATGCCCCTGACTTCAAGGTGAAGGGAAGTTGGTTTGAACAATCTTGTGTTGTATATTCTGGGAAATCCAAGTCCTCCAACATTTTTGCTGAA ATGCACAAGAAGCACACAGTTACAAGCGTGTTGTTTGGGAAGAACAATTTCGTGGTCACAGTGTATCCAGGTGTTGACCAAGCACTCATTGTCGCACTTATTTTCATCCTTAATGAGATAAACTTCAGTGGTTCTGGTTCTAATTCTGGTTCCGGCGGAGACTAA
- the LOC133722396 gene encoding protein LURP-one-related 10-like, producing the protein MQQASAPPSGANLSASAVPVAYANPTVAIISPNFCTPYPVDLGIVRKVLTITDGNFVVTDVNGNTVFKVKGAHLSLRDRRVLLDAAGYPIVTFRKKLRSVHERWQVFRGDSTESSNLIFSVKQSSMIQMKTKLDVFLANNTGEYAPDFQVKGSWFERSCVIHAGNSSTIIAQMHKKHTVSSVLFGKDNFSVTVYPGVDYAFIVALIVILDEINADS; encoded by the exons ATGCAACAAGCAAGCGCACCACCATCCGGCGCTAATCTGAGCGCAAGCGCAGTTCCGGTAGCATACGCTAATCCCACTGTTGCGATCATCAGCCCTAATTTCTGCACTCCCTACCCTGTTGATCTTGGTATTGTCCGAAAAGTTCTAACCATAACCGATGGCAACTTTGTAGTCACGGATGTCAATGGCAACACTGTTTTCAAAGTGAAAGGAGCGCACTTAAGCCTACGTGACCGTCGAGTTTTACTTGACGCTGCTGGCTACCCCATTGTAACTTTCCGAAAGAAG TTGAGGTCGGTACATGAAAGATGGCAAGTTTTCAGGGGAGATAGCACAGAATCGAGTAACCTGATATTTAGTGTTAAGCAATCTTCAATGATTCAGATGAAGACCAAATTGGATGTGTTCTTAGCAAATAACACAGGAGAGTATGCACCTGACTTCCAGGTTAAAGGAAGTTGGTTTGAAAGATCTTGCGTTATACATGCTGGCAACTCCTCCACCATTATTGCCCAA ATGCATAAGAAGCACACAGTTTCAAGCGTGTTGTTTGGGAAGGACAATTTCAGTGTCACAGTATATCCCGGGGTTGACTACGCTTTCATCGTTGCGCTTATTGTCATCCTTGATGAGATCAATGCTGACTCTTGA